Proteins encoded within one genomic window of Rhododendron vialii isolate Sample 1 chromosome 1a, ASM3025357v1:
- the LOC131316533 gene encoding L-type lectin-domain containing receptor kinase SIT2-like: MTSTPVSVYFLILLYACLNPLAMAVDENEFVYKGFKGANISLEGVAKIHSNGLLQLTNFSKHQIGRAFYQHPIGFDTSSSTLPQALSFSTHFVFANVPEVTNICCCGMAFAISPSMNFTQAVGSQYFGLLNSSKNGLPSNHLLAIDLDTLANSEFNDTNDNHVGIDINSLVSNVSATVTYYSNRERINRSMQLVSGSPMHVWIEYDGFENVLNVTLAPITSPKPDQSLLSTHINFSSILLDSMYVGFSASTGLVTGNHYILGWSFNKSGKAQDLEISKLPSLPHQRKPSLEIIGLVITLSVTIGVIELTITIAGIFYVLRRKKYEEIREDWEREYGPRRFSYKDLFKATRGFIDKELLGAGGFGKVYRGVLPSSKEQVAVKKISHDSKQGMREFVAEIASMGRLRHRNLVQLLGYSRRKGELLLVYDYMPNGSLDKFLFSNEKPILNWAQRYCIIRGVASALLYLHEEWDQVVLHRDVKASNVLLDSDLNGRLGDFGLARLYDHGANLETTHLVGTIGYLAPELCRTGKATTSTDVFSFGAFILEVTCGRRPIQLQQSPDAVVLVDWVFEKWKEGAILETSDPRLGGDYMEEEIELVLKVGLLCSKSNAAIRPSMRQVMQYLDGDVLLPEIVHDSTSMGTIGLGNEASSEFVMSFPSSIVKSSVPSISSTESILNSGR; encoded by the coding sequence ATGACTTCCACACCGGTATCAGTTTATTTTCTGATACTTTTATATGCTTGCTTGAATCCCCTAGCCATGGCTGTAGATGAAAATGAGTTCGTGTACAAAGGCTTCAAAGGAGCCAATATTAGCCTTGAAGGGGTTGCGAAAATCCATTCCAATGGTCTTTTGCAGCTAACAAATTTTTCAAAGCATCAAATCGGTCGTGCTTTCTACCAGCATCCTATAGGATTTGATACATCTTCGTCCACATTACCGCAAGCTCTTTCATTTTCCACCCATTTTGTGTTTGCCAATGTTCCAGAGGTAACAAATATTTGTTGTTGTGGAATGGCCTTTGCCATCTCACCATCTATGAACTTCACCCAAGCCGTAGGAAGCCAGTATTTTGGGCTCCTCAATTCTTCTAAAAATGGGCTCCCTTCCAACCATCTATTGGCAATTGATCTCGATACCCTTGCAAATTCTGAATTCAATGACACAAATGATAACCATGTTGGAATTGATATTAACAGCTTAGTATCAAATGTATCTGCTACGGTCACGTATTACTCCAATAGGGAACGAATAAATAGGAGCATGCAGCTTGTAAGTGGGAGTCCAATGCACGTTTGGATAGAGTATGATGGGTTTGAGAATGTACTCAATGTAACACTAGCTCCTATTACAAGCCCCAAACCAGATCAGTCTCTTCTGTCAACACACAtcaatttttcttcaattttgttggATTCCATGTATGTTGGTTTCTCCGCGTCTACGGGATTAGTTACAGGGAACCACTATATTCTTGGTTGGAGCTTCAATAAAAGTGGGAAAGCACAAGACCTCGAAATTTCAAAGCTTCCTTCACTTCCTCATCAAAGAAAACCCAGTCTAGAAATTATAGGTCTAGTAATTACATTGTCAGTGACAATAGGAGTCATTGAGTTGACTATCACAATTGCAGGGATATTTTACGTGTTGAGGAGGAAAAAGTATGAAGAAATACGTGAAGATTGGGAAAGGGAATATGGCCCTCGTAGGTTTTCCTATAAGGATCTCTTCAAAGCTACCAGAGGTTTCATAGACAAAGAGCTTCTCGGAGCAGGAGGTTTCGGCAAGGTTTACAGAGGAGTACTTCCCTCTTCGAAGGAACAAGTTGCTGTCAAGAAAATCTCCCATGATTCAAAACAAGGGATGAGGGAGTTTGTGGCTGAAATTGCTAGCATGGGAAGGCTAAGGCACAGGAACTTGGTGCAGCTCCTTGGCTATAGCCGGCGGAAGGGAGAGCTGCTCTTGGTCTATGATTATATGCCCAATGGAAGCCTTGACAAGTTCCTATTTAGCAATGAAAAACCAATCCTCAACTGGGCACAACGTTATTGTATCATCAGAGGAGTAGCATCCGCCCTTCTGTATCTGCATGAAGAATGGGACCAAGTTGTTCTTCACAGAGACGTGAAGGCTAGTAATGTTCTATTGGACTCTGATCTAAACGGAAGGCTAGGGGATTTCGGACTTGCTAGATTATACGATCATGGAGCAAACCTCGAAACTACCCATTTGGTGGGGACAATTGGGTACCTTGCACCAGAGCTTTGTAGAACCGGAAAGGCAACCACAAGCACTGATGTGTTCTCTTTCGGTGCATTCATACTCGAAGTAACTTGCGGAAGGAGGCCCATACAGCTACAACAGTCTCCTGACGCGGTGGTTTTGGTTGATTGGGTTTTCGAGAAATGGAAAGAGGGAGCGATTCTTGAGACAAGTGATCCTAGATTGGGAGGAGATTATATGGAGGAGGAAATAGAGTTGGTTTTGAAAGTAGGTCTGCTTTGCTCAAAGTCTAATGCAGCGATAAGACCTAGCATGCGGCAAGTGATGCAATACCTTGATGGAGATGTCCTGTTGCCGGAGATAGTTCATGATAGCACAAGTATGGGTACAATAGGTCTTGGTAATGAAGCATCTTCTGAATTTGTCATGTCATTTCCGTCATCCATTGTGAAGTCTTCTGTTCCCTCCATATCTAGCACAGAGTCGATACTCAATAGCGGACGGTAA